The Salvelinus sp. IW2-2015 linkage group LG31, ASM291031v2, whole genome shotgun sequence genome window below encodes:
- the LOC111955866 gene encoding zinc fingers and homeoboxes protein 1, whose product MASRRKSTTPCMVPPVQMVDSDPDMEVVTEGEAEGAANCPVENSTESIPNEEDSQAIDHFIKTMDSSTAEGGYECKYCSFQTSQLNMFTLHVDTEHPNIVLNSSYVCVECDFHTKRYDALLEHNARHHPGEDNFTRTMVKRNNQTIFEQRVNDLTFDGSFVKVEEDEDTSCKGIALSKTPIMKXKSRAEAKKFTGSHKMADYSVIKVESDGEEETEVVPPPVTPNVVAVSTPLTIQPIQQSIMINSPNVLQIKTSNSATMLPPGTLAQVLSALQNQQTSQTQLLIPVSSIPTYNGAMDNNVLLVSAYNRFPYPSVSEIMGLAAQTKFTEEQIKVWFSAQRLKHGVSWTPEEVEEARRKKFNGSVQAVPQTITVIPANFATAANGLQSIFQTCQIVGQPGMVLTQVGGGNAVPVASPITLAVAGVPNPRTSVSKVPEPSTSETASPLSPDSLGARPKKSKEQLAELKASYLRRQFATEAEISRLMKVTNLTKRAIKKWFSDTRYNQRNSKDHHGVALNDISVSANSNDGSSSTAIVIDSSDEASESSPTTQGPIYDPRIKFRHAFPDFTPQKFKEKTPEQLLLLEASYQTSDTPSDEELSRLRMETKLTRREVDAWFSERRKMPVDSDGTEEPESERIKAPSSGQEAQTPPSGRKIMKKTPEQLHVLKSTFVRTQWPSAEEYDKMAEESGLPRTYIVNWFGDTRYACKNSNLKWYYLYQSGKVNEAMNGGELKKKPRKRFRGWSRRTRRPYPCKQTPPAIKVKTGKEILKEHYLKHKVLNEKDLDELVAKSSMSYEQVRDWFAEISRREEKGLDPFSDGEEETHGDSEAEMEVKEQGDVVTDEKNNDNDNKDDENNNDEVDNNDNETTEEPQCIEQSQPESEDQ is encoded by the coding sequence ATGGCGAGCAGAAGAAAATCAACAACGCCTTGCATGGTCCCTCCTGTTCAAATGGTGGATTCAGACCCTGACATGGAGGTCGTTACAGAGGGAGAGGCTGAGGGGGCCGCTAACTGTCCTGTGGAAAACTCAACTGAAAGCATCCCGAATGAGGAGGACTCACAGGCCATCGACCACTTCATTAAAACTATGGACTCGAGTACGGCAGAAGGAGGTTATGAGTGCAAGTACTGCAGCTTTCAGACCTCACAGCTCAATATGTTTACCTTGCATGTGGACACTGAGCACCCAAATATAGTTCTAAACTCATcttatgtgtgtgttgagtgtgactTTCACACCAAGAGGTATGATGCATTGTTGGAGCATAATGCACGCCACCACCCTGGAGAAGACAATTTCACCAGGACTATGGTGAAACGCAACAATCAAACCATCTTTGAGCAGAGAGTCAATGACTTGACCTTTGATGGCAGTTTTGTTAAGGTTGAGGAGGATGAGGACACATCCTGTAAGGGTATTGCCCTAAGCAAAACGCCAATCATGAAGATRAAGAGTAGGGCGGAGGCCAAGAAGTTTACAGGGTCACACAAAATGGCAGATTACAGTGTCATTAAAGTGGAGAGTGATGGGGAGGAAGAGACGGAGGTGGTCCCCCCTCCTGTCACCCCCAATGTAGTGGCTGTGTCGACCCCTCTGACCATTCAACCTATTCAGCAAAGCATAATGATCAACAGCCCAAACGTGCTCCAAATAAAGACTAGTAACTCAGCCACAATGCTCCCCCCAGGGACATTGGCTCAAGTTCTGTCTGCCTTACAGAATCAGCAGACCTCCCAGACCCAGCTCCTCATCCCGGTCAGTAGTATCCCCACATATAATGGGGCCATGGACAATAATGTCCTGCTGGTCAGCGCCTACAACAGGTTCCCTTACCCATCTGTGTCAGAAATCATGGGTCTAGCAGCCCAAACCAAGTTCACAGAGGAgcaaataaaggtgtggttcTCTGCTCAGCGGCTGAAGCACGGTGTGAGCTGGACcccagaggaggtggaggaggccaGGAGGAAGAAGTTTAATGGCTCAGTGCAGGCGGTGCCACAGACCATCACTGTCATCCCAGCCAATTTTGCAACAGCAGCCAATGGCCTGCAGTCCATCTTTCAGACTTGTCAGATTGTAGGGCAACCAGGGATGGTTTTGACTCAGGTAGGGGGTGGCAACGCTGTCCCTGTAGCCTCACCCATCACATTAGCTGTAGCTGGGGTCCCCAACCCCAGAACCAGTGTCAGTAAGGTGCCAGAACCCTCCACCTCTGAGACTGCTTCTCCACTCAGTCCCGATTCCCTGGGAGCGCGACCTAAAAAATCCAAGGAGCAGCTAGCAGAGCTGAAGGCCAGTTACCTAAGGAGACAGTTTGCCACTGAGGCAGAAATCTCTCGGTTGATGAAGGTCACTAACCTCACCAAAAGAGCAATAAAGAAGTGGTTCAGCGACACACGCTATAACCAACGCAACTCAAAGGACCACCACGGCGTTGCCTTAAATGACATTTCAGTCAGCGCCAACAGTAATGacggcagcagcagcacagccattgTGATCGACTCCAGCGACGAAGCCAGTGAATCCTCTCCGACAACCCAAGGGCCCATTTATGATCCACGAATCAAGTTCCGCCACGCCTTTCCTGACTTCACACCTCAGAAGTTCAAGGAAAAGACTCCGGAGCAGCTTCTGCTTTTGGAGGCCAGCTACCAGACGTCTGACACACCTAGCGATGAGGAGCTAAGTCGGCTTAGGATGGAGACTAAACTGACTAGGCGAGAGGTGGACGCCTGGTTCTCCGAGAGGAGAAAAATGCCAGTGGACTCTGATGGCACAGAGGAGCCGGAGAGTGAACGGATCAAAGCGCCTTCCTCTGGGCAAGAGGCTCAGACTCCACCCAGCGGTCGAAAGATAATGAAGAAAACCCCAGAGCAGCTCCACGTCCTGAAAAGCACCTTTGTTCGTACCCAGTGGCCCTCTGCTGAAGAGTACGACAAGATGGCAGAGGAGAGCGGGTTACCCAGAACCTACATTGTTAACTGGTTTGGAGACACCCGGTATGCCTGCAAGAACAGCAACCTGAAGTGGTACTACTTGTACCAGAGTGGAAAAGTTAACGAGGCAATGAACGGAGGTGAACTTAAGAAGAAGCCACGGAAACGCTTTCGAGGTTGGTCCAGGAGGACGAGGCGGCCATACCCCTGCAAACAAACACCCCCTGCCATCAAAGTCAAGACGGGTAAAGAGATTTTAAAGGAGCACTACCTCAAGCATAAGGTCTTAAATGAGAAAGATTTGGATGAACTGGTGGCCAAGTCCAGTATGAGCTATGAGCAGGTGCGGGACTGGTTTGCGGAGATCAGCAGGAGGGAAGAGAAAGGCCTTGACCCTTTCAGTGACGGTGAAGAGGAGACGCATGGCGACAGTGAGGCAGAGATGGAAGTGAAAGAGCAAGGGGATGTCGTCACTGATGAAAAAAACAATGACAACGATAACAAAGATGATGAAAATAACAATGATGAAGTTGATAATAATGACAATGAAACCACGGAAGAGCCTCAATGTATCGAGCAATCACAGCCGGAGTCAGAGGATCAGTGA